The DNA window CGCTGCTGGCCGGGTACGTGCTCGTCATGATCGTGCCGCCGCTCGCGCTCATCGGCCTGCGCGGCATGACCGGGGCCCGGCTGGAGCCCCGGCTGGAGCGGCTGCGGGCCTGGCTGACCAGGCACTCGGCGTCGATGGTGAGCTGGGCGCTCGGCATCATCGGCTTCCTGCTCGCCCGCGACGCGGCGGCTCAGCTGTTCTTCGCCCCGGCCTGACCGCTCCCGGCTGGGGGGAACCGGGTCCGCGCCTCTAGGATCGATCTCCGGGGAGGCGATCCAGACGATGTTGCGCACCTTTTTCCGTACCGAAGCGGGCAGCACCAGCGCGCTGCTCATCGCCACCGTCCTCGCCCTGGTCTGGGCCAACTCCCCCTGGGGCGACACCTACGAGGCGTTCTGGCACACCCCGATGGGGCTGTCGTTCGGGACCGCCGAGTTCTCGCTGGACCTGCGCCACTGGGTCAACGACGGGCTGATGACGCTGTTCTTCTTCGTCATCGGCCTGGAGATCTCGTACGAGGTCCGGCTGGGCCAGCTGCGCGACCGCCGGCTGATCGCGGTGCCGGCGGTGGCGGCGTTCGGCGGCATGCTCGTGCCGGCGGGCATCTACCTGCTGCTCAACGCGGGCGGCCCCGGCGCGGCCGGGTGGGGCGTGCCGATCGCGACCGACACGGCCTTCGTGCTCGGCGTGCTCGCCGTCGTGGGGGCGCGGTGCCCCGATCCACTGCGGGCGTTCCTGCTGACGCTGGCGATCGTGGACGACGTGCTCGCCATCCTGATCATCGCGCTGTTCTACACGGACGAGCTGTCGGTGCCCGCGCTCCTCACCGCGGCGCTGCTGCTGGCGGCCATCGTGACGCTGCGCTGGCTGAAGATCTGGCGGGCGCCGGCGTACATCGTGCTGGGGTTCGCGCTGTGGGTGGCCACGCTGGAGAGCGGCATCCACCCGACGCTGGTCGGCATCGCGCTCGGCGTGCTCGTCTTCGTCTACGCGCCCTCCGACCAGAAGCTGCTGATGGCCGGCGAGGCCGTCCAGGAGTTCACGAACGAGCCGAGCGCCCGCGCCGCCAGGGAGGCCACCCTGCGGGTCAGGCACGCCGTCTCCGTGAACGAGCGGCTGCAACTGCGCCTGCACCCGTGGAGCAGCTACGTGATCGTGCCGGTGTTCGCGCTGGCCAACGCCGGGGTGCGGCTGGACGGCGAGACGCTGCGGGCGGCGCTCACCTCGCCCGTGTCGTGGGGGATCGTGGCGGGGCTGCTGCTCGGCAAGTTCGCCGGCATCGCGCTCGGCACGTGGCTGCCGCTCCGGCTCCGCTGGGGCGTCCTGCCGGGCAACCTGGTGTGGGGGCAGTTGTTCGGCGGGGCCGCGGTGTCCGGCATCGGGTTCACGGTGGCGCTGTTCATCGTGGACCTCGCCTTCGCCGACCCGGTGATCCGCGCCGAGGCCAAGATCGGCATCCTGGCCGGCTCGCTGCTGGCCGCCGCGCTGGGCTGGGTGATCTTCCGCATGGCGTGGGACCGGGGCGGCGTCTGCGCCCCGCCCGAGGCCGAGCCCGACGAGGAGCTGCCCGAGCTGCTGTCGGTGCCCGTAGGGCCGCGCGACCACGTACGCGGCCGGCCCGGCGCCCCGATCACGATCGTCCAGTACGGCGACTTCGAATGCCCCTACTGCGGCCGGCTCCACCCCGTGCTGACGCGGCTGCTCAGGGACAACCCCGACGTGCGCCTCGTCTTCCGTCACTTCCCGCTGCGCAGCATCCACCCGCGCGCCGCCTCCGCCGCGATCGTCGCCGAGGCGGCCGGCGACCAGGGCCGCTTCTGGGAGATGCACGACGTCCTCTACGACAACCAGCGTCACCTCACGGACGCCGACCTGGAGCACTACGCCGCCCAGCTCGACGTCGAACCGTGGGAGGACGTGCCGCGGCACGCCTCCAGGATCGCGCTCGACGAGGCTTCCGGGCGCGACAGCGGCGTGCGCGGCACCCCCACCCTCTTCCTCAACGGCGTCCGCTACCAGGGGCCGCTCGACGAGGACGCGATCAGCCGGGCGATAGCCGCGCTACGCCCGTCGCCACAGCCTTCCTGACAGAACCCCTCGATCCCCGCCGGAGTCCTCCTTTGACAGCCACCAGCTCGCTCGCGGTCATCGGCCTCATCAGCGCGTTCCTCAACGGCGTGCTCCTGCTCGCCGGCCTCGTCCTCATGGCGATGCGCCGGCGGGAGCAGGGGCGCGGAGCCGTGCTCGGGATCGCCGGCTGCGCCGTCCTCCTGGTCGGCGCGGCCCTCGCCCTGGCGCAGAGCTTCCTGCAGTCACAGCTGGTCGGGCTGCTGGGCCTGGTCACGGGGCTGTCCGTGTGGGTCGTCATCGGCTCGCTCATCCAGTTCGCCGGCATCGCCCTGCTGATCGGCGGAGTGGTGGCGAGGCGGACCGAGCCCGCGCAACGGCCCGCTCCCCCGCAGGGACCGCAGGGGCCCCAAGGATGGCAGCAGGGACCGCAAGGGCCCCAGGGATGGCAGCAGGGATGGAACCAGCCGCAGCCTCCGCCGCACCCGCAGGGCCCGCAGCCGTTTCCCCAGCAGCCCCAACAGCAGCCCTACCAGCAGCAGCCGCAGGGGTCGCAGCCCTATCCACAGCAGCCTCCGCAGCCGCCCTACGGCCAGGGCCCCTACGGCTGACCCGAGCCCGCTCCCTCACTCGCCTCGCAGGTACCGCTCCCAGGTGAGCTCGCCGGCCGGCCGGGCCTCGGTGTCGGAGGCACGCGCCGACCGGCTGGTCGCCCGCGTCTCGTACCCCTCCTTCACCAGGGTCTCCAGCGCCGCGCGGCCGAGCCGGCCGCTGCCTCCCGTCACCAGCACACGTGTCATGGGACCTGGACGGGGCAGCACGTGAAAGTGTGACAATGTCGGCGGAAAGCCCGACACCTCCCAGCGCGTTCGAGGGGCCCATGACTGCGCACCAGCCCGGCCGCCAGGAGCCGGACCCCGACCAGACCATCCGGCACCGCTCACCTCACCCGGCGTCGCCCCCACCCCGCCGGGAGCCCCAGGAGCCACCGGCCACGCAGCGGCTGGACTACACCCCCGACATGCTGCCCGACGTCCAGCTCTACGAGGCCAAGCCGGCGCGGGCGGGCTGGTGGTGGGTGATCGTGGTGGGCGGGCTGGTGCTGCTGCTCGGGGCGCTGGCGGTGGCCGGGATCCTGTGGGTGCGCGGCACGCAGTCCGCGGCGGCCGGGCCGCCGGTCACGGCGGTCACGTCCGCGTGAAGTCCATGATCCAGTTCGTCTCCCAGTCCTCGCTGCCCTCCTCGGCGAACGCCTGCTCCCAGCGGGCGGTGTCCCGGTCGATCACCGTCCAGAGGAACCGGCAGCGGACCGGCCGGCCGTCCACGACCTCCTCGCCGTAGAAGACGCCCCGGTCGCCGTCGAACGCGCCCACCATGGGCCGGGTGTCGAGCTCGCCGCGGGCGCTGCTGGCCCAGTAGATGGACCACTGGCGGGTGCCGGGGTGGTAGACGCGCACGGTCAGCCCGCTCCACCCCTTGGTGGGAAAGGTGATCTCGTCGAAGCTGGCGGCGCCGGCGAAGTGGCGGGTGGCGACCGAGCGGCCGGGGAACTCGTCCCATTCGTCGCTGCCGGACAGGGGCTTGACGAGCCGGCGGTTGGCGACGTCCCAGTGGCCGGCGAAGAAGTCGAAGTCGTTCATGCGGGCGAACGTACGGCAGGGTCACTGACAGGTAGTGTCAGCGGTTATGCGTGCCTCCCGCCTGGTGTCGATCCTGCTGCTCCTGCAGACCCGGGGCCGGGTGACGGCGCGCGAGCTGGCCGAGCGGCTTGAGGTCTCGGTCCGCACGATCTACCGCGACGTCGAGTCGCTGCACGCCGCCGGCATCCCCCTGTACGGCGACGCCGGCCCGCGCGGCGGCTACCAGCTCCTCGACGGCTACCGCACCCGGCTCACCGGGCTGACCACGGACGAGGCCGAGTCGCTGTTCCTCGCCGGGCTGCCCGGTCCGGCGGCGGAGCTGGGCCTCGGCGCGGTGGTGACGGCGGCGCAGCTCAAGCTCATGGCCGCGCTGCCGGTCGAGCTGCGCGACCGGGCCGGGCGGATCCAGGAGCGCTTCCACCTCGACGCGCCCACGTGGTACCGGGACCGGGAGCCGGCGGCCT is part of the Nonomuraea coxensis DSM 45129 genome and encodes:
- the nhaA gene encoding Na+/H+ antiporter NhaA, with the translated sequence MLRTFFRTEAGSTSALLIATVLALVWANSPWGDTYEAFWHTPMGLSFGTAEFSLDLRHWVNDGLMTLFFFVIGLEISYEVRLGQLRDRRLIAVPAVAAFGGMLVPAGIYLLLNAGGPGAAGWGVPIATDTAFVLGVLAVVGARCPDPLRAFLLTLAIVDDVLAILIIALFYTDELSVPALLTAALLLAAIVTLRWLKIWRAPAYIVLGFALWVATLESGIHPTLVGIALGVLVFVYAPSDQKLLMAGEAVQEFTNEPSARAAREATLRVRHAVSVNERLQLRLHPWSSYVIVPVFALANAGVRLDGETLRAALTSPVSWGIVAGLLLGKFAGIALGTWLPLRLRWGVLPGNLVWGQLFGGAAVSGIGFTVALFIVDLAFADPVIRAEAKIGILAGSLLAAALGWVIFRMAWDRGGVCAPPEAEPDEELPELLSVPVGPRDHVRGRPGAPITIVQYGDFECPYCGRLHPVLTRLLRDNPDVRLVFRHFPLRSIHPRAASAAIVAEAAGDQGRFWEMHDVLYDNQRHLTDADLEHYAAQLDVEPWEDVPRHASRIALDEASGRDSGVRGTPTLFLNGVRYQGPLDEDAISRAIAALRPSPQPS
- a CDS encoding NAD-dependent epimerase/dehydratase family protein, with the translated sequence MTRVLVTGGSGRLGRAALETLVKEGYETRATSRSARASDTEARPAGELTWERYLRGE